From Ostreibacterium oceani, the proteins below share one genomic window:
- a CDS encoding pyruvate carboxylase, whose amino-acid sequence MPAALIASAVVSESVYMIKKLLVANRSEIATRIFRSATELGIKTVAIYTYEDRYALHRFKADEAYQIGQPGEPIKNYLAIDAIIAIAKENGVDAIHPGYGFLSENPDFAKACADNGLIFVGPEVSVLTALGDKVSARQLAQAAGLPTLEGSKAAVIDFADAKAIAAVQGYPLLIKAAHGGGGRGMRIVRSEDTLAQQLQEAQSEAKKAFGNAAVFIEKFIEKARHIEIQLLGDKHGNLVHLFERDCSVQRRHQKVIEIAPAPNLDSVLRQQICDAAIRLGHQVGYTHAGTVEFLVDDVENKFYFIEVNPRIQVEHTVTEEVTGLDIVKAQILIASGEKLSHNAIGIDNQQQIATHGMAIQCRVTTEDPENQFMPDYGRIEHYRSASGFGIRLDAGTAFSGAVVYPFYDSLLVKVTARGRHFEEAIQRMERALKEFRVRGVKTNIPFLLKVLAHDTFIQGECKTRFIDQTPELFDFPPKRNRATKLLNYLSETIVNGNPTVVDKPKSKRLHAVEMPQLPQASLAEIPDGLRQRLLAQGPQAFSQWVLSQPQVFITDTTLRDAHQSLLATRLRSHDMLAIADTYARLTPEFFSLEMWGGATFDTAMRFLKECPWQRLTDMRAKVPNVLFQMLLRSSSAVGYANYPDNLVDAFIQESADAGIDVFRVFDALNWLPNLQMAMESVQKTNAICEATICYSGDIIDPKRTKYTLQYYVDLAKSLESMGAHILAIKDMAGLLKPDAATLLIKTLKQEIGIPIHLHTHDTNGMQGATLLSAINADVDIVDAAMAPMSGNTSQPNLNSLVELLRLHPRGSGLRGEAVDKIADYWRCVRDFYTPFDSQSYPATTDLYEHEMPGGQYTNLYQQAISLGLADRWQAVCQMYARVNQLFGDIVKVTPSSKAVGDMALFMVANELTEADIIDASQQLAIPASVKDLISGKMGQPYQGFPEAVQRAILKNEKPLEKRAGALLAPADFAKSKALLNALIGEAPSTKAILSHLMYPQVSEDFYTHQKHYGDTSLLPTPVFFYGLAIGEEIAVDIEQGKTLIIKLIAVGEVNDKGQRKVFYELNGQAREIIVSDAAIEAVSTAFVKADVQDPKQIASQMPGMVVNVWVEAGQAVSAGQKLLSLEAMKMESTISAPVSGTVKSVWVKAGQSITVNELLITLA is encoded by the coding sequence ATGCCAGCTGCGCTAATTGCCAGCGCAGTGGTTTCGGAGAGTGTCTATATGATTAAAAAATTACTCGTGGCTAACCGCAGTGAAATTGCCACCCGTATCTTTCGCAGCGCAACCGAATTAGGGATTAAAACGGTCGCCATTTACACCTACGAAGATCGCTACGCATTGCATCGATTTAAAGCAGACGAAGCTTATCAAATTGGTCAGCCAGGCGAACCCATAAAAAACTATTTAGCGATTGATGCGATTATTGCAATCGCGAAAGAAAACGGCGTGGATGCCATCCATCCAGGCTATGGTTTTTTATCCGAGAACCCTGATTTTGCCAAAGCGTGTGCTGACAATGGATTGATTTTTGTTGGGCCTGAGGTTAGCGTATTGACAGCATTAGGGGATAAAGTCAGTGCGCGCCAACTCGCACAAGCGGCGGGGTTGCCGACGCTAGAAGGCAGTAAAGCAGCCGTGATTGATTTTGCTGATGCTAAGGCTATTGCGGCGGTACAAGGCTATCCGCTGCTCATCAAAGCCGCACACGGCGGTGGCGGACGCGGAATGCGGATTGTGCGTAGCGAAGACACGCTAGCGCAGCAGCTACAAGAGGCACAGTCAGAAGCCAAAAAAGCATTTGGCAACGCTGCGGTGTTTATCGAAAAATTTATCGAAAAAGCCCGCCATATTGAAATCCAGTTATTGGGCGATAAACACGGTAACTTGGTGCATTTATTCGAGCGCGATTGCTCGGTGCAGCGCCGCCACCAAAAAGTGATTGAAATTGCCCCTGCACCGAATTTGGATAGTGTGTTACGGCAACAAATCTGTGACGCAGCGATTCGTTTAGGTCATCAAGTTGGCTATACCCACGCTGGCACGGTTGAGTTTTTGGTCGATGATGTAGAGAATAAGTTTTATTTTATCGAGGTCAACCCCCGTATTCAAGTTGAGCATACAGTGACCGAAGAGGTGACGGGATTAGATATTGTCAAAGCCCAGATTCTTATCGCTAGCGGTGAAAAACTCTCACACAATGCGATTGGTATCGATAATCAGCAGCAAATTGCCACCCACGGTATGGCGATACAGTGCCGAGTGACGACCGAAGACCCTGAAAATCAGTTTATGCCAGATTATGGGCGCATCGAGCATTACCGCTCTGCATCGGGGTTTGGCATTCGTTTGGATGCAGGGACCGCATTTTCTGGTGCCGTAGTGTACCCATTTTATGATTCATTATTGGTAAAAGTTACCGCAAGAGGGCGACACTTTGAAGAAGCAATCCAGCGGATGGAGCGTGCGTTAAAAGAGTTCCGTGTGCGTGGTGTCAAAACCAACATCCCTTTTTTGCTCAAGGTGTTGGCACACGATACGTTTATTCAGGGGGAATGTAAAACACGGTTTATTGATCAAACGCCTGAACTGTTTGATTTTCCACCTAAGCGAAACCGTGCCACCAAGTTGTTAAATTATCTATCAGAAACTATCGTCAATGGCAATCCAACGGTAGTGGATAAGCCAAAATCCAAACGCCTACATGCGGTTGAGATGCCACAATTGCCTCAAGCCAGCCTTGCTGAGATACCAGATGGCCTGCGGCAACGCCTACTCGCGCAAGGGCCTCAAGCGTTTAGTCAGTGGGTGCTGTCGCAGCCACAGGTTTTTATTACCGATACAACCCTGCGCGATGCGCATCAATCGTTACTGGCAACCCGATTACGTAGCCATGATATGCTGGCTATCGCTGATACTTATGCGCGATTGACGCCTGAGTTTTTTTCGTTAGAAATGTGGGGTGGGGCGACCTTTGATACAGCGATGCGGTTTTTAAAAGAATGTCCTTGGCAACGCTTGACTGACATGCGTGCCAAAGTCCCCAATGTGCTATTTCAGATGTTATTGCGTTCTTCTAGTGCCGTGGGGTATGCCAACTATCCCGATAATTTAGTGGATGCCTTTATCCAAGAATCGGCAGACGCAGGCATTGATGTATTTCGTGTGTTTGATGCACTGAATTGGCTGCCTAATTTGCAGATGGCGATGGAAAGTGTGCAAAAAACTAACGCAATCTGCGAAGCCACAATCTGTTATAGCGGTGACATCATTGACCCCAAACGCACAAAATACACGCTGCAATATTACGTCGATTTAGCTAAGTCTTTGGAGTCAATGGGGGCGCATATACTCGCGATTAAAGACATGGCAGGGCTACTAAAGCCAGATGCGGCCACGCTGTTAATCAAAACACTTAAGCAAGAGATTGGGATTCCGATTCATTTGCACACCCATGATACCAATGGTATGCAAGGTGCGACGCTGTTAAGCGCGATAAATGCCGACGTTGATATTGTCGATGCGGCAATGGCGCCGATGTCGGGGAATACGTCGCAACCCAATTTAAATAGTTTGGTGGAGCTGTTGCGATTGCACCCCAGGGGGAGTGGGTTGCGTGGTGAGGCAGTCGATAAAATTGCCGATTATTGGCGTTGTGTCAGAGATTTTTATACGCCGTTTGATAGCCAAAGTTACCCCGCCACAACGGATTTGTACGAACACGAAATGCCAGGTGGTCAGTATACTAACCTTTATCAGCAAGCGATTTCCTTAGGCTTGGCGGATCGCTGGCAAGCGGTTTGCCAAATGTATGCACGGGTTAACCAACTGTTTGGCGATATTGTTAAAGTAACGCCTAGCTCAAAAGCCGTCGGCGATATGGCGTTATTTATGGTGGCAAATGAATTAACTGAGGCGGATATAATCGATGCATCCCAGCAATTGGCAATCCCAGCGTCGGTTAAGGATTTAATCAGTGGCAAAATGGGGCAGCCTTACCAAGGATTCCCCGAGGCGGTGCAGCGCGCGATACTAAAAAACGAAAAACCACTTGAAAAAAGGGCGGGTGCATTGCTAGCGCCTGCTGATTTTGCAAAATCAAAAGCATTGCTTAATGCATTAATTGGTGAAGCGCCCAGCACAAAAGCGATTTTGTCGCATTTGATGTATCCGCAGGTCAGCGAGGATTTTTATACCCACCAAAAGCATTACGGTGACACTAGCCTATTGCCGACGCCCGTGTTTTTTTATGGGCTGGCCATCGGTGAAGAGATTGCCGTTGATATTGAGCAAGGCAAGACCCTAATCATTAAGCTCATCGCGGTGGGCGAGGTGAACGACAAAGGGCAGCGCAAAGTTTTTTATGAGTTAAACGGTCAGGCGCGAGAAATTATCGTATCGGATGCGGCGATTGAAGCGGTTAGCACGGCTTTTGTAAAAGCCGATGTGCAAGACCCCAAACAAATCGCCTCGCAAATGCCAGGCATGGTCGTTAATGTCTGGGTCGAGGCAGGGCAAGCCGTGAGCGCAGGACAAAAATTACTGAGCTTAGAGGCGATGAAAATGGAGTCAACCATTTCTGCACCTGTTTCAGGCACCGTCAAAAGCGTATGGGTCAAAGCAGGGCAATCAATTACGGTGAATGAGTTACTGATTACGCTAGCGTAG
- the ispF gene encoding 2-C-methyl-D-erythritol 2,4-cyclodiphosphate synthase — MRIGHGFDVHRFGVGDKLIIGGVSIPFESGFVAHSDGDVLLHAICDALLGAAALGDIGSHFPDDDARYAGIDSRELLRQVNDKISQQGYRVGNVDATIVAQAPKMQPYISAMRHHIAMDLGLVDSVVNIKATTTEQLGFAGRREGIAAHAVCLLFAQ; from the coding sequence ATGCGAATAGGACATGGATTTGATGTACACCGTTTTGGCGTAGGCGATAAACTGATTATTGGTGGGGTCTCGATTCCGTTTGAATCGGGATTTGTCGCGCATTCTGATGGCGATGTGTTGCTGCACGCAATCTGTGATGCGTTGTTGGGTGCGGCTGCGTTGGGTGATATTGGGTCTCATTTCCCTGATGATGATGCGCGTTATGCGGGGATTGATAGCCGTGAGTTATTACGCCAAGTCAATGACAAAATTAGCCAGCAGGGGTATCGCGTTGGTAATGTTGATGCCACCATTGTTGCACAGGCACCCAAAATGCAACCCTATATTTCGGCTATGCGGCACCATATTGCGATGGATTTAGGCTTGGTTGATAGCGTGGTGAATATCAAAGCAACAACGACAGAACAATTAGGCTTTGCAGGCCGCCGAGAAGGTATCGCCGCACACGCTGTTTGTTTATTGTTTGCACAATAA
- a CDS encoding allantoate amidohydrolase — MNIDTHFDFDFDFDFDFDFDFGQLTLERINAAARCTTNADTKNFGVTRLFLTPEHRAVLKLLTEWMQTAGMSTTLDDAGNLRGYYYSDNPQGKTLIIGSHIDSVKQGGKFDGIMGVILGISCIQALHDSGRSLPYHVMIAAFGDEEGSRFQDSMIGSKALAGGFDSTSLARVDENGITMAEAMTAFGLNPDNIPACALDAQSILGYLEAHIEQGPLLAQHNLPVGIVTAITGIERQAIEIIGETGHAGTVPMDSRQDALVAASKAIVAIDTYLKQTTDLVGVVGEISAAPGSVNVIPNRVQFSLEFRSPETRIRQQASDHFQAQFKAIADEANVKITAKTVYQSEATTCDASLSQALAAAVKRTGHNPLHLFSGAGHDGQAMAKLTRIAMLFVRCKGGISHHPDESVSQEDLDVAGRVMLYFLQQYQPA; from the coding sequence ATGAATATTGATACCCATTTTGATTTTGATTTTGATTTTGATTTTGATTTTGATTTTGATTTTGGCCAACTCACGCTAGAGAGAATCAACGCGGCCGCACGGTGCACGACAAATGCCGACACCAAAAACTTCGGTGTTACTCGGTTATTTTTAACGCCAGAGCACCGTGCGGTGCTTAAACTACTCACCGAATGGATGCAAACGGCAGGCATGTCAACGACACTAGATGATGCTGGCAATCTACGAGGTTACTACTACAGTGACAACCCACAAGGCAAAACACTGATTATCGGTTCGCATATCGACAGCGTTAAACAAGGCGGTAAATTTGACGGCATCATGGGTGTCATTCTAGGCATCAGTTGTATCCAGGCACTACATGACAGCGGACGCTCGCTACCATACCACGTCATGATTGCCGCCTTCGGCGATGAGGAAGGCAGCCGTTTCCAAGACTCAATGATCGGCAGCAAAGCACTGGCAGGCGGCTTTGATTCGACATCGCTTGCTAGGGTTGACGAAAATGGCATTACCATGGCAGAGGCCATGACAGCATTTGGGCTCAATCCAGATAATATTCCCGCTTGCGCGCTAGACGCCCAATCCATACTGGGCTACCTAGAAGCGCATATCGAGCAAGGCCCCCTATTAGCGCAACACAACCTACCCGTCGGCATCGTCACTGCCATCACAGGAATAGAAAGGCAAGCCATTGAAATAATAGGTGAAACAGGGCACGCTGGCACGGTGCCCATGGATAGTCGCCAAGACGCACTGGTCGCAGCCAGCAAAGCTATTGTGGCGATCGATACCTACTTAAAACAAACCACAGACTTAGTCGGCGTCGTTGGTGAAATTAGCGCAGCGCCTGGCAGTGTGAATGTTATTCCAAACCGAGTACAGTTCTCATTAGAATTTCGCTCCCCTGAAACACGAATTCGCCAACAAGCCAGCGACCATTTTCAAGCACAATTCAAAGCGATTGCTGACGAAGCCAACGTCAAAATTACCGCAAAAACAGTCTATCAATCTGAGGCAACCACCTGCGACGCGTCTTTGAGCCAAGCCCTCGCCGCAGCAGTTAAACGCACTGGGCACAACCCCCTTCACTTATTTAGCGGCGCGGGGCACGATGGTCAAGCAATGGCCAAACTGACACGCATTGCCATGTTATTTGTCCGCTGCAAAGGCGGTATCAGCCATCACCCTGATGAGTCTGTTAGCCAAGAAGATTTGGATGTCGCTGGACGCGTTATGCTTTATTTTCTACAGCAATACCAACCAGCATAA
- the ispD gene encoding 2-C-methyl-D-erythritol 4-phosphate cytidylyltransferase: MAKINLIIPAAGTGQRMQSEQPKQYLQLNGLSLLGHSVSRFQEWASQYQHTLNTVVVLPKGDTLPSEVVGVVTCTGGASRADSVFAGLKALASLDALSEDWVMVHDAARPLVLATDIERLYQTLVADEVGGILAEPITATVKQAKANVIEKTLNRESLFLAQTPQMFRFGLLMQALIDCDRSQITDEAAAVEGLGLCPKVVLGSRQNIKITVPEDLVFAQSWLKHPSED; this comes from the coding sequence ATGGCAAAAATTAATCTCATTATCCCAGCGGCAGGCACAGGTCAGCGCATGCAGTCTGAGCAACCAAAGCAATATTTGCAACTCAATGGTCTGAGTCTATTGGGGCATTCGGTATCGCGTTTTCAGGAATGGGCAAGTCAATATCAGCATACGCTAAATACGGTGGTGGTATTACCCAAAGGAGATACCTTGCCTAGCGAGGTGGTCGGGGTGGTAACCTGTACGGGTGGTGCTTCGCGTGCCGATTCGGTTTTTGCGGGGTTAAAGGCGCTTGCGTCACTTGATGCCCTCAGCGAAGATTGGGTGATGGTGCATGATGCCGCTAGGCCACTCGTGTTAGCGACAGATATTGAACGGTTGTATCAAACACTGGTGGCGGATGAGGTCGGCGGGATTTTGGCAGAGCCGATTACCGCAACCGTCAAGCAGGCAAAGGCAAATGTCATTGAAAAAACACTAAATCGAGAATCGCTTTTTTTGGCGCAAACGCCACAGATGTTTCGTTTTGGCTTGTTAATGCAAGCGTTAATCGATTGCGACCGCAGCCAAATTACCGATGAAGCCGCAGCGGTTGAAGGCTTAGGGCTTTGCCCAAAGGTTGTTTTAGGCAGTCGCCAAAATATAAAAATCACCGTACCAGAAGACTTGGTTTTTGCACAAAGTTGGTTAAAACACCCGAGTGAGGATTAA
- a CDS encoding DUF1028 domain-containing protein, whose translation MTFSIIAYDTNTDTIAVAAATGNLLVGQFVPHCIHGVGAVASQGRTPNPTLVWQCLQQLAKNADLQDFQQTIGRTITDNRLNQGAQITVMNRHGQSWGYTGIDNLPEKGILIDDHVAISGNWLSHDGVLPAILNAYQQNIARPLFDRLISCLTSADEIGGDSRGLFSTAIKMDDGNHFPIDLRVDYSQTPITDLQTLYQKTQSSTYQQFLRSLPKQTNAPLKRLLKGNP comes from the coding sequence ATGACATTTTCGATTATCGCCTATGACACCAATACCGATACCATCGCGGTCGCTGCCGCCACGGGCAACTTGTTGGTCGGACAATTTGTGCCACATTGCATTCATGGTGTTGGCGCTGTTGCCTCACAAGGTCGCACACCAAACCCTACACTGGTCTGGCAGTGCCTACAACAGTTGGCCAAAAACGCTGATTTACAAGACTTTCAACAGACCATTGGGCGCACCATCACCGATAACCGCCTCAACCAAGGCGCACAAATTACCGTGATGAATCGACATGGCCAAAGCTGGGGCTATACGGGCATCGATAATTTACCTGAAAAAGGCATCTTAATTGACGATCATGTTGCAATCTCAGGCAATTGGCTCAGTCATGACGGGGTGCTACCGGCCATATTAAACGCTTATCAACAAAACATAGCGCGTCCATTATTTGACCGCCTAATAAGCTGCCTAACCAGCGCAGATGAAATCGGTGGAGATAGTCGCGGCTTATTTTCAACAGCAATCAAAATGGATGACGGCAATCATTTTCCAATTGATTTGCGCGTTGATTACAGCCAAACCCCTATCACCGACCTGCAAACGCTCTATCAAAAAACACAAAGCAGCACCTATCAACAATTTTTACGCAGCCTACCCAAACAAACTAACGCCCCGTTAAAACGCTTACTCAAAGGAAACCCTTAA
- a CDS encoding ABC transporter ATP-binding protein — MFGATQQQENNQPVLAARDIYKSFGDLQVLKGVSLDAYRGDVISILGSSGSGKSTFLRCINLLERPESGDIILNGESLLFKNGRYGREAADKKQLARFRTNLAMVFQSFNLWSHLTIMENMIEAPIQVLKLKKADAIDRAQALLTKVGMLEKSNHYPIQLSGGQQQRVAIARALMMNPEVLLFDEPTSALDPELVGEVLKIMKDIALEGSTMIIVTHELAFAREVSDQIIFLHQGKIEEAGTPHQFFHETQSERVKQFLSNNLKG, encoded by the coding sequence ATGTTTGGTGCGACACAACAACAAGAAAATAACCAGCCCGTCCTTGCCGCTCGTGATATCTATAAATCATTTGGTGACCTACAAGTACTCAAAGGGGTTTCCTTGGATGCGTATCGGGGTGATGTCATTAGTATTTTGGGGTCTTCGGGCTCTGGCAAGTCTACCTTTTTACGCTGCATTAACTTGTTAGAGCGGCCTGAGTCAGGTGACATCATACTCAATGGTGAATCCCTCTTATTCAAGAATGGACGCTACGGTAGAGAGGCGGCCGACAAAAAACAACTGGCACGTTTTCGTACTAATTTGGCCATGGTATTCCAAAGCTTTAACTTATGGTCTCATTTGACCATTATGGAAAACATGATCGAAGCACCAATACAAGTCCTCAAACTAAAAAAAGCGGATGCCATCGACCGTGCACAAGCCTTACTGACCAAAGTCGGTATGCTAGAAAAATCTAACCACTACCCGATTCAATTATCTGGCGGCCAACAGCAACGCGTCGCGATTGCGCGCGCCTTGATGATGAATCCTGAAGTCCTGTTATTTGACGAACCCACCTCTGCCCTAGACCCCGAACTCGTTGGTGAAGTCCTGAAAATCATGAAAGACATTGCGCTTGAAGGCTCAACCATGATTATCGTCACCCACGAACTTGCCTTTGCCCGCGAAGTTTCGGATCAGATTATTTTTTTACACCAAGGGAAAATCGAAGAAGCTGGCACGCCGCATCAGTTTTTCCATGAAACGCAATCAGAGCGCGTCAAACAATTTTTGTCTAATAACCTCAAAGGGTAG
- a CDS encoding MFS transporter: protein MNPSVYWLMLCYGLGVTVAVVSVTVSGLIGAALAPNLFWATLPYGLQFIGVMLSAFGSSALQAHFGRKPIIIGACLLLVLAAVLGGVSVAKGSFVLLCAAHFLVGVFLANSALLRFAALDLTPKKLHAKALSVVVFGGTFAALLGPFISRNVGSLLAGMNPYIGVYLAIGVIGMLLTLLIVFIPFVRYQANPLPSDEGIQSVTQASTSKAAVTPPVTRQASLQGNAVFLFAITCGGIAYGLMNMIMINSSIQMKIQGFDFNSVTYYIQMHVLAMFFPSLFNMKILTYLGVRRFIILGFGFQCLASVVFIANQTAVTFAISLIALGLAWNILYTAASYIVGELFSEGAIKFKAQGINDLVVGVFSAMGALSAGMLLQLLGWNWLQGFAIVVTLALVLFYWRVAKPLGQVSGQGSEKVSPQSA, encoded by the coding sequence ATGAACCCTTCGGTCTATTGGCTTATGCTGTGTTATGGTTTAGGGGTGACTGTCGCGGTTGTTTCTGTGACGGTTTCTGGGTTGATTGGTGCGGCACTGGCGCCGAATTTATTTTGGGCGACGTTGCCTTATGGGTTGCAATTTATTGGCGTGATGTTATCGGCCTTTGGTTCGTCTGCGTTGCAGGCGCATTTTGGACGAAAGCCTATTATCATCGGGGCTTGTTTGTTGCTCGTTTTGGCGGCTGTTTTGGGTGGAGTCAGTGTGGCCAAAGGTAGTTTTGTCCTGTTGTGTGCAGCCCATTTTTTAGTCGGCGTATTTTTAGCAAATAGTGCATTGCTTCGTTTTGCCGCATTGGATTTGACGCCCAAAAAACTACACGCCAAAGCCCTATCTGTTGTGGTGTTTGGTGGCACATTTGCGGCCTTGCTCGGGCCATTCATCTCGCGTAATGTCGGCAGCCTGTTGGCTGGCATGAACCCGTATATTGGTGTGTATTTGGCCATCGGTGTGATTGGTATGTTGCTCACGCTGTTGATTGTTTTTATCCCGTTTGTGCGTTATCAAGCCAACCCCCTGCCCAGTGATGAAGGTATTCAATCAGTGACGCAAGCATCGACATCAAAAGCAGCGGTAACGCCGCCCGTCACACGACAGGCATCGTTACAAGGAAACGCCGTTTTTTTGTTTGCAATTACCTGCGGCGGTATTGCTTATGGATTAATGAATATGATTATGATCAACAGTTCAATACAGATGAAAATCCAAGGATTTGATTTTAACTCAGTGACTTATTATATCCAAATGCACGTGCTCGCGATGTTTTTCCCTTCGTTGTTTAATATGAAAATACTCACCTATTTGGGTGTGCGGCGATTTATCATACTGGGATTTGGCTTTCAATGCCTCGCCAGCGTGGTATTTATTGCGAATCAAACCGCTGTCACGTTTGCAATTTCGCTCATTGCGTTGGGGTTGGCTTGGAATATCCTTTATACCGCTGCGTCTTATATTGTGGGGGAATTGTTTTCTGAAGGGGCGATTAAGTTCAAAGCGCAAGGCATTAATGATTTGGTGGTTGGTGTTTTTTCGGCAATGGGTGCGCTGTCTGCAGGTATGTTGTTACAGCTGCTGGGGTGGAATTGGCTACAAGGATTTGCGATTGTCGTGACACTTGCTTTGGTGCTGTTTTATTGGCGGGTCGCTAAACCGCTGGGTCAGGTGTCGGGGCAGGGGTCAGAAAAGGTATCGCCGCAATCGGCTTAA
- a CDS encoding CBS domain-containing protein — translation MSQPIKLKFYPVDNIYHLTKPEENSQSNLSSSALDIFTDFTRYRPIMIESNASLDEAQTLMEKSHTTLRLVVNEQEELVGLISRADLSGTLVMQQVNRGLKRDEIRVSDLMESRKNCKAISYEELAQASVSDVIDALSAEGKHHCLVIDKPNGLIRGVISASEIAKLAHLSISINNRPTFADIYQVLQR, via the coding sequence ATGAGCCAGCCTATTAAGTTAAAATTTTATCCCGTTGATAATATATATCATCTAACAAAACCTGAGGAAAACTCTCAATCAAATTTGTCTTCTAGTGCGTTAGATATTTTTACCGATTTTACGCGGTATCGTCCCATCATGATCGAATCCAATGCGTCACTAGATGAAGCGCAGACTTTAATGGAAAAAAGCCATACGACGTTGCGTCTAGTCGTCAATGAGCAAGAAGAGCTAGTGGGTCTGATTAGTCGGGCTGACTTGTCAGGGACTTTGGTGATGCAGCAAGTTAATCGCGGGCTGAAGCGGGACGAAATTCGCGTGAGCGATTTAATGGAATCAAGAAAAAATTGCAAAGCAATCAGCTACGAAGAGCTAGCTCAAGCAAGCGTCTCTGATGTGATTGATGCCTTAAGTGCAGAAGGTAAGCACCACTGTCTAGTCATTGACAAGCCCAACGGGCTAATTCGTGGCGTGATTTCAGCGAGTGAAATTGCAAAGCTGGCTCATCTGTCGATTAGCATCAATAACCGCCCAACCTTTGCAGATATTTACCAAGTGCTGCAACGATAA
- the dapE gene encoding succinyl-diaminopimelate desuccinylase — MNEKELLLNLLDKPSVTPDDAGCFDVIESYLSEFGFQTEIVTFGAVKNLWAVHGNGQPLTVFAGHVDVVPPGDLSKWTTPPFAPTERGGYLYARGAADMKAGVATMCLAATNFVTQYPDYQGSIAIMLTADEEGPAHDGIKQLMPYLVERGVNMDYVIFGEPSSDKVLGDTIKNGRRGSMHVHLTILGQQGHVAYPDLAANPIHALGPVITRLADEIWCQGNEYFPATSKQIWELSGGAGASNIIPGEATIRFNFRFSNQLSAETIIERVHTLVAETLQTLATNTGKRYTYDLYHELAGEPFLTREGDLTQAMQAACQSVLGQSPKLSTGGGTSDARFVAPFGPQVVEFGPVNATIHQVDECVKIDDLPRLTQVYQRVLMTLYGKN; from the coding sequence GTGAATGAAAAAGAATTACTCCTGAACTTGTTAGACAAACCATCGGTTACGCCTGATGATGCGGGCTGCTTTGACGTAATAGAAAGCTATTTATCTGAATTTGGTTTTCAAACAGAAATCGTCACCTTTGGTGCGGTAAAGAATCTATGGGCCGTACATGGTAATGGTCAGCCATTAACGGTCTTTGCGGGGCATGTTGATGTAGTGCCACCAGGGGATTTGTCAAAATGGACAACGCCACCTTTTGCACCAACAGAACGCGGTGGCTATCTGTATGCTAGAGGTGCGGCAGACATGAAAGCCGGCGTTGCGACAATGTGTCTTGCTGCGACAAATTTTGTAACCCAATATCCTGATTACCAAGGCAGTATCGCTATCATGCTCACCGCCGACGAAGAAGGTCCCGCGCATGATGGTATTAAACAGCTCATGCCGTATTTAGTCGAGCGCGGCGTGAATATGGATTATGTGATTTTTGGTGAGCCTTCATCGGACAAGGTGCTTGGCGATACCATAAAAAATGGGCGGCGTGGTTCTATGCACGTTCATTTGACTATTTTGGGGCAGCAGGGGCATGTGGCTTACCCTGACTTGGCAGCAAATCCAATTCATGCCTTAGGCCCAGTGATTACGCGTTTAGCGGATGAAATTTGGTGTCAAGGCAATGAATATTTTCCTGCAACGAGTAAACAAATTTGGGAATTATCTGGCGGTGCCGGCGCGTCAAATATTATCCCAGGAGAGGCAACCATCCGATTTAACTTTCGCTTCTCTAACCAGTTAAGCGCAGAGACAATTATCGAACGCGTGCATACCTTGGTCGCAGAGACGCTGCAAACGCTCGCGACCAATACTGGCAAGCGCTACACCTACGATTTGTATCATGAATTGGCGGGGGAGCCGTTTTTAACCCGCGAAGGTGACTTGACGCAAGCGATGCAAGCGGCTTGTCAGTCAGTATTAGGCCAGTCGCCTAAGTTATCGACAGGCGGTGGGACGAGTGATGCACGTTTTGTCGCACCATTTGGGCCGCAGGTGGTGGAATTCGGGCCAGTCAATGCGACAATTCACCAAGTAGACGAGTGCGTCAAAATCGATGATTTACCGCGGCTGACCCAAGTTTACCAACGAGTATTGATGACGCTTTATGGCAAAAATTAA